In one window of Megalopta genalis isolate 19385.01 chromosome 8, iyMegGena1_principal, whole genome shotgun sequence DNA:
- the T48 gene encoding FU domain-containing protein T48: protein MGNLSTVVKFSAVLFSCFVDFTWAEGEFRATQCIEGLGGCKRCRDKICARCAVLLHQGNCVDTCPPGHIAEWSTRDEYMGRICKETGYMFGFTGSQVAILVGVVSGATICILIILCGAIIVHRKKRKTAKFIQQFEDSAERREFLKHLTLLRGEGNTFLSMLNDTRRQVRELYYSGNNGDGAVGIQAYRPVLRDLARILVLVNRRDEEIPIPPDDWQRLFSWAERLLRRYKRHSSPEVAQLVTFLQQPAASVQTNMPQQVTISKTHRPYELRTAPTNLTTFQANIPLATFQASDKSSISPASSSLGYVKDSPLSSSLGQNSSGAYHEKLSPNGSSIGQTTPLVYDNQKQIKSSNTHFQELAISTFNHTFSNDATLTESTCGIGRCETNGLDHELNPQWEFQSSTEAANYTILSDWSPTREYLIDDFTILGFRPQDEITTEL from the exons ATGGGTAATTTATCAACTGTAGTGAAGTTTAGTGCAGTACTTTTCTCATGCTTTGTGGATTTTACTTGGGCAGAAGGCGAATTTAGAg CCACACAATGCATCGAAGGACTAGGAGGATGTAAGAGATGCAGAGATAAGATATGTGCCAGATGCGCTGTTCTTCTACATCAGGGAAATTGTGTTGATACTTGCCCACCAGGTCACATTGCAGAATGGTCAACTAGAGATGAATACATGGGAAGAATTTGTAAAGAAACTGGATATATGTTTGGATTCACTGGTAGTCAGGTAGCCATCTTGGTAGGAGTTGTTTCTGGAGCAACTATTTGTATCCTTATTATATTATGTGGAGCTATAATTGTGCATCGTAAAAAAAGGAAAACTGCTAAATTTATACAACAGTTTGAGGATAG TGCAGAGAGAAGAGAATTTTTGAAACATCTAACATTGCTTAGAGGAGAAGGCAATACATTTCTTTCAATGCTCAATGACACTAGAAGACAAGTTAGGGAATTATATTATTCTGGAAATAATGGAGATGGTGCTGTTGGAATTCAAGCTTATAG ACCAGTCTTACGTGACTTGGCAAGGATACTAGTCCTTGTTAATAGAAGAGATGAAGAAATACCCATTCCCCCAGATGACTGGCAAAGATTATTCTCCTGGGCAGAAAGACTTTTAAGGCGCTATAAAAGACATAGTTCACCAGAG gtGGCTCAACTTGTGACTTTCTTGCAACAACCAGCAGCATCTGTACAAACGAACATGCCACAGCAAGTAACAATCTCAAAGACACATCGCCCATACGAGCTAAGAACTGCTCCGACTAATCTGACTACATTCCAAGCAAATATACCACTTGCAACATTTCAAGCAAGTGACAAATCAAGTATAAGTCCTGCAAGTTCCAGTCTTGGATATGTTAAGGACAGTCCTTTAAGTTCCAGTCTTGGACAGAACAGTTCTGGTGCATATCATGAAAAACTTAGTCCAAATGGATCTAGCATAGGACAGACAACCCCACTAGTATATGACAACCAAAAGCAAATAAAGTCTTCAAACACACATTTTCAAGAACTTGCCATTTCAACTTTTAACCATACTTTCTCTAATGATGCAACATTAACTGAATCCACTTGTGGAATAGGTCGgtgtgaaacaaatggactTGATCACGAATTAAATCCACAGTGGGAATTTCAAAGTTCTACAGAGGCTGCTAACTACACCATTCTATCTGATTGGTCACCTACTCGTGAATATTTAATTGATGATTTCACTATTCTTGGTTTTCGACCTCAAGATGAAATTACTACGGAATTGTAA